The nucleotide window TATAGCAGTTATCTTTTACACGAGAAACCGCAATAGCAATATGAATAATTAGGTTCTTCACAGAGATGTCTGTCATATGAATATTGTATTTCGCTATATTAGATACTACTATTTCTAACATTTTTTCCAAACTAACATCTTGAAAGAAGTTTCGCTCGGTTTCTGTGATAAGTGGAGTAGCTGATTCTGCAAGTAAATACCTAGAATAACAAAAACGAATGGCCAGTTCGGTTCCAGAAATCCGGATACCGTAGCCTGCTCTCTTTTCAACAGATAATGAATAATTGGTTAGTTTTTCTTTCACTTCTAAAATATCGGAATTAATGGTGGATTTGCTGACAAAGAGCTCTTCTGCAAGCGTTTCTAATTTGACATAATCGTTTTTTAGTAATAGATAACGAATAATGTAGTTCGCTCGATCTTCGGCAAACATCGGCACAATATTCATATTTGTTTGGCCTGTTGTGTTATCCAAAAGGGCCTCTTGAAGCGCTTTTTCATCCTCTATAATCAAACGATAACCTACACCAGGAAGTGATTCAATTTGGTTTCCATCAACTTGAAGTAACGGGTTGATAGCCTTAATATCATTTCGAATCGTACGTGGCGTCACGGCTAACGCCTCACCAAGCTCTCTTCCACTAATAAATGACATTCTTAAATAGAGCATATGAATTATTTTCTGCCATCTTGGCAATAACAATTGGAAACCACTCATCCGGATTACTCTCCTCGCACCAATAAATTTAACCTACGTCTTTTGTCCATTAGCGAATGTAGCTATCAATTTTCTTTTTAATTAACGCTTCATCCATTTCACCTTGTTTAATAAGTTCCTTCATCTGTTCAGTGTAAATTACTTTTGCTGCTGCGTCCATCGCTTTTTTTACTGCGGCTATTTGTTGCATAATCGTTTCGAAATCCCGCTCTTCTTCTGTCATATTTTTTATGGAGCGCACATGTCCTTCAATTTTAGCAAATCTTGTTAATAGTGCTTTACGTTCAGCAGCTTCCATTTACATACCCCCTTACCGTATATTCGATATAACCCCCTACCCAGGTTATACATTCCGCTTCAAAATGCGATTTATAAGTACATAATACCATAAAACAAAAATACCCTCAAAAAAAAAGAAGCGTTTTACCACTTCTTAGTTTGGACGATTTAATTTTAAACTATTTATAAATTCCCCATTTTCAGCAATTTTTACAGCTCGAAATCTTGCATCATGATAAGACAAAAACCAATAATTTTCTCCAAATGTTTGTTTGAAAATTTCTTGTTTAGCAGCAATCGATGTCATTGGATAATCATCGTACGCAGTAACCCAAAGAACATTTTGATGAGCAAATGTAGGAAAAATATCTGCCATATGAACTGCTTTTTCTCCGTTCAAATGGAACCAAATAATTGAATGCCCTGCACTATGTCCACCAGTATGTTCCATTTTTACTACGTCATTTATTTTAACTTCCCTATCAAAGGTATGAATTTGTGACTCAATTTGCTCCCAATTTTCTTTCCAATAAGTCGCCTTTGAACGAATACTAGGATTTCGCATTTCGTCCCATTCCATTTTAGAAGTCCAAATCTCGGCATTTTTAAAAATCGAGTAGTTCCCTTCTTCTGAAACACCGGTCAAACCGAGCACATGATCAAAATGTAAATGCGTCATCAACACGTAATCAATCTCTTCTGGTGATACACCAAGTCGAGCTAAGTCTTCCAGAACAAATGATTCTTCCGTCACGCCATAATTGCGTTTTTGTTTTTCCGTCAAACGATTATTCCCTAGGCCACTATCAATTAAATAGTTCTTCCCTTCATATCGAAAGAACATCGGATCAGTCACATTTGCGAGTTGATTTTTTCGTTTGCTGGGTATTTTTTCTCCCAAAGTGGTTTAGGGACAACGCCGAACATCGCTCCCCCATCAAAATGCGTATAACCACCACGTAACCAGTATATAGTAATATCACCTATTTGAATTGTATCCACTCTACATTCCTCCTGTTAAATATAAAAACCAGATGCAGCAGATGCACCTGGTTTATCCTTTAATTTCTACCAAATTTTGCTTCAAGACGATAGATTGGGAATCCTTTAGCTGAAAATTTTTCTTCATATTCCGTTTTGATATTCCCTTCGTAATCGCTGTTATGCAAATCAAGTGATACAAACGTAAGTAACATGTTATATTCTGAAAATGCTACTAACGAATATTCAAATAAACTCCGATTATCCGTTTTAAAATGAATTTCTCCATCTGTCGGCAATAATCGTTCATAAATAGCGAGGAACGTCGGATTGGTTAATCGGCGTTTTGTATGACGTTTTTTAGGCCACGGGTCAGAGAAGTTGAGATAAATTTGCGCTATCTCCCCTTTCTCAAAACAGTCTTCTAATAATTTAGCATCACGAGCCACTAAACGTAAATTAGGGACATCTGCTTCGAGCGCCTTATCGAGTGCAGAGACAAGAACACTTTCAATCATTTCGATACCTATATAATTAATGGATGGGTTTGCTTTTGCCATTCCACTCACGAATTGTCCTTTGCCAGAACCGATTTCAATATGAATCGGATTATTATTTCCAAAAACTTCTTGCCACTTGCCCTTTAGTTCTTCAGGGTTTTCAATATAAATTGCTGGAAATTCCTGCAGCCTATCTTTTGCCCATGGTTTATGTTTTACACGCATCGTTCTTTACACCTCATCATCTTCTATTGCATTTTGAAAAATTTGTTTCGCACGTTCATTCGCTTCAAACGACTGATTTAAAGATACTTGCATCACAGTCTGGCAAATCGTATACCATTTTAATTTTCGATGTAAGTCAGTCGTTAAAGTAGTCCCATAACTTGAAAGCCAATTTTCCCATTCCGTTCGCGGGATATATTGGTATAAAATCATTCCAATATCATTTGCAGCATCAGCAAGCATTGCTCCGTCCCAATCTACCAGAAACAATTCATTATCCTCAGAAATAATCCAATTGTTATGATTGACATCCCCGTGACAAACGACATACTCCGTTTGGTTAACATCTGGGAGGTTTAATTCCAAGTATTGAATCGCTTCTATCATAGAAGATGTTACATTATTACTTGCTACTACCTCTACTTTTAAGCGAGCTAATAGTTGATCTGCTGAAAAATAACAGTTTTCGATTTTTTCAAGCATGTGAAGTAATGTTTCTGAATGGTGAATTTTAGCCAAGAGTGCTGCCACCCTACTTCCGCTCATTTCATCGCGCGTTAAAATATGACAGTTCACCCACTTTTGTGCAGTAATCACATCACCATTTTCGACGCGTCTTGTCCAAACAAGTTTTGGCACGATGTTTTCCACAGAAAGTGCAGCTAAAAAAGGCGAAGAATTTCTTTTTAAAAAGAATTTTTCGTCTTCATGTGTTGCAACAAATGCTTGACCAGTTTCCCCTCCGGCCGGCGCTATGTCATATTCTCTCCCAAAAAAATTATCTTTCATTTACATACACACCTTTTACTAGCTCTTTGCAACTTCCCTATGCCCTTTAATAATACTTCCGAACAAAATTGGTAACTATTCATGATTTTACTTCTCTTAGCGCTTCTAGTCAAGTCATCCTACGTTCGTAATGATAATTTCTTCTCAAAAAAATGTAAAAATCGCTAAAAAACATCACTTATTCAATTCCGGTTACACGAATTAAATAAGTAATGCTTTATTTATAAAAACTAAATCAGTTTGTTTCTTGTTGTGCTTCTTCTGTTTTTTTAACGATTGGTGGCATAGAGCTATTATTTTTTTGGATAAAGAGCGCTAAAATACAAGCAATCACCGAAAGAATTCCTGCCACTAAAAAGGCTGTTTCGATACCGTGGATTAGTACATGATTGGCAATTTCCGTTTTCGTTTTACCCATCACGTCGCTCGGTCCAAGATGTCTCGCGAAACTAGCTGCACTTTTTGACATAACAGTAATCAAGGCAGCGGTTCCAATTGATCCTGCTACTTGCCTCATCGTATTAAACATTGCTGAACCATGAGAAGCTAAATTAAGTGGTAACGAGTTGAGTGCGGCTGTTTGAAGCGGCATCATAACCATCGCCATTCCTGCCGAACGAATCGTTTGAATGATAATAATGTACGTTAAAGTAGTTGATTCATCTAAGCTTGTAAACATAAACGTAGATCCTGCCATAATAATCAAGCCAACTAGCGACAAATACTTTGCACCAAATCGGTCAAACATTACTCCAGTCACTGGTGAAAGTACTGCGGTAACTAGTGCTCCTGGCAGAAGTACCAGACCCGACTCGAGTGGTGAAAATCCGCGAACCGTTTGCAAGAAAATTGGTAGTAATAGCATGCCACCAAATAGTCCCATTACGACAAAGAAACTAATAGAAGTTGTCAGTGCGAACGTTGGATATTTAAATACTCTAAAGTTAAGTAATGGTGCTTTCGAACTTGTTTGATAACGGATGAACAGTCCTAGAACGACTAGCCCAAGAACAATAAATCCAGCTACTTTCCAAGTTAACCAAGCATGATCCCCGGCGTTACTAAATCCTAGTAACAAACTACCAAACCCGACAGTCGACATGATGACACCAAGTATATCTAGTTTTGGGAAAGTTCGTTTTCCGACATTCTTCAGTAAGAAAATAGCTACAACAATATCTAAAATCGCAAATGGAATAATAATAAAGAATAAATTGCGCCAATCATATTGCTCCACAATCCAACCTGAAAGTGTCGGACCAATTGCTGGGGCGAAGTTCATTGCTAGACCAATCAAGCCCATCGCTCGCCCACGTCGTTCCATTGGGAATAGGTTTAGCACTACTACTGTTAATAGCGGCATGACAATACCAGCGCCAATAGCCTGTACCATTCGCCCGGCAATTAACATCGTATAATCTGTTGCAAATCCGCCAATCGCAGTCCCGATTGCAAAAGTAACCATCGCAAATAGGTACAGTTGACGTGTGGTAAATCGTTCAATTAAAAAAGCTGTCATCGGAATCATGACACCATTAACTAACATAAATCCAGTTGATAGCCATTGTCCTTGGCTAGCTGTAATCCCAAAATCTTTCATAATACTTGGTAACGCGACATTCATCAACGTTTGATTGAGAATCGTAACAAAGGCGCCCATTAGCATAACTATAAGAATACCATTACGCTTTACTGATGTACTTGCTGCTTTCATATTCAATCTCGTGCACCTTCCCTTTCTAAAATGGCAATTATTTCTTGATGTATTTCTAACATTGCTTGAAGTTTTTCTTCACCAATTTCTAAAATTGGTTCTAAACGGTTGAAGAAAACATGATACGTTTCTGCCGCTTTTGTTGCCCCTTTTTCAGTGAGTGCTAAACTCAGCGCACGACGGTTACTTTCATTACGTGTGCGTTCTAAAAATCCTGCTTTTACTAGGCGGTCAACAATTCC belongs to Listeria ivanovii subsp. ivanovii and includes:
- a CDS encoding metal-sensitive transcriptional regulator, which encodes MEAAERKALLTRFAKIEGHVRSIKNMTEEERDFETIMQQIAAVKKAMDAAAKVIYTEQMKELIKQGEMDEALIKKKIDSYIR
- a CDS encoding MarR family winged helix-turn-helix transcriptional regulator, with the protein product MEEKLVKEVVFSFREVQRKTHQVLAEEAANREITTTQLLAIRELQRESELTLGELADRMKLGKSTVSGIVDRLVKAGFLERTRNESNRRALSLALTEKGATKAAETYHVFFNRLEPILEIGEEKLQAMLEIHQEIIAILEREGARD
- the trmB gene encoding tRNA (guanosine(46)-N7)-methyltransferase TrmB, with amino-acid sequence MRVKHKPWAKDRLQEFPAIYIENPEELKGKWQEVFGNNNPIHIEIGSGKGQFVSGMAKANPSINYIGIEMIESVLVSALDKALEADVPNLRLVARDAKLLEDCFEKGEIAQIYLNFSDPWPKKRHTKRRLTNPTFLAIYERLLPTDGEIHFKTDNRSLFEYSLVAFSEYNMLLTFVSLDLHNSDYEGNIKTEYEEKFSAKGFPIYRLEAKFGRN
- the mdrM gene encoding multidrug efflux MFS transporter MdrM; its protein translation is MNMKAASTSVKRNGILIVMLMGAFVTILNQTLMNVALPSIMKDFGITASQGQWLSTGFMLVNGVMIPMTAFLIERFTTRQLYLFAMVTFAIGTAIGGFATDYTMLIAGRMVQAIGAGIVMPLLTVVVLNLFPMERRGRAMGLIGLAMNFAPAIGPTLSGWIVEQYDWRNLFFIIIPFAILDIVVAIFLLKNVGKRTFPKLDILGVIMSTVGFGSLLLGFSNAGDHAWLTWKVAGFIVLGLVVLGLFIRYQTSSKAPLLNFRVFKYPTFALTTSISFFVVMGLFGGMLLLPIFLQTVRGFSPLESGLVLLPGALVTAVLSPVTGVMFDRFGAKYLSLVGLIIMAGSTFMFTSLDESTTLTYIIIIQTIRSAGMAMVMMPLQTAALNSLPLNLASHGSAMFNTMRQVAGSIGTAALITVMSKSAASFARHLGPSDVMGKTKTEIANHVLIHGIETAFLVAGILSVIACILALFIQKNNSSMPPIVKKTEEAQQETN
- a CDS encoding phosphotransferase family protein, whose protein sequence is MKDNFFGREYDIAPAGGETGQAFVATHEDEKFFLKRNSSPFLAALSVENIVPKLVWTRRVENGDVITAQKWVNCHILTRDEMSGSRVAALLAKIHHSETLLHMLEKIENCYFSADQLLARLKVEVVASNNVTSSMIEAIQYLELNLPDVNQTEYVVCHGDVNHNNWIISEDNELFLVDWDGAMLADAANDIGMILYQYIPRTEWENWLSSYGTTLTTDLHRKLKWYTICQTVMQVSLNQSFEANERAKQIFQNAIEDDEV